The following is a genomic window from Malus sylvestris chromosome 7, drMalSylv7.2, whole genome shotgun sequence.
CATCTTTATCTCCTCAGTCCTGCCTAAATAAACTGGAGTCTGAAATGTTCTTTTTTAGAAAAAGTAGGAAGTTTTTcttatttagaattttaatgaTTAGGTTATTGAAAACAAGCCAGTCCAAATATGTGATGGTTTACGCGTATCAGGTGGGAAGTTCAGAGTAGATCAACAAAAATTAGACACTTTGTATTTTGATTACAGCTTTCAAGGAAACATCAATTAAATAACCACTCTAGAGGTAggtaattgttgttgttgtcaaaAGCATAATGTTGGCATAGAAGGTAAATCAGTTGAGTCTTGTTTTCTGATCTGAGGATAGCCAAAATGAAGCCAGATTTCAAATCTGCCCAAGGATGTCAGCACAAATCAATCCTGCTTGATCTCATATAAGCCTTAGCCTGAttaagcttaaaaaaaaaaaagggcttttgGGCTACCATGGTCTAATTGGCTGTCCTAGTGTGTACTGTTTGCATTTTCATTAACTtcatatgcatatgttcatgtatTGCTTCTCCTAATACATATTCTGTTCTGTAGGTGAATCTGGACAATCTAAGAAGTCACAGTCATCTAAGAACATTAAcagtgatggtgatggtgatgaggATTGGTCACGGATTTCTTAGTTGCTGTCGAGGTACTCAGATCATAATTTGGATATTCTGAAAAGAGGAATCATATTCTACTATCTAGATATGCTCTTGTTGTATTGAAGCCTATCTATATAACTGAAATATTGTTTAACATTATTGTTCATGCCATACTTCGCTGATCCATTAGGAGCAGCAAAAAGAACTTTGGAatgggttcgagacttgggagcagcctctccataaatgggggtaaggctagccgacattcacctctcccagatcctgcgtaaagcgggagccttgtgcactgggtacgacttttttttttttattgtttaaaatTCTTGTAAATGGTGGATTCAAGTACCTTACTATTATTGTTGTATTTCAATACCTTAGTGTCTAACTTTTGTTATATTTCAATACATAGTTCTTATCAGTTAATACATCAGACTATTATGTTATTAAGTTTGTCTCAACTGTTCAATATGAAATATACCAGACGACAGTTTTTTGACCTTTAAATTCCATTAGGTACTAAATTAAATTAGTTTGTTATCTAAAGGGGCCGGCAGAGAACCATGAAATTCATTTGTACATTATACTTGTAAAAATCTATGTTGCCGTATGTTTACTTTCAGTATACTCTTGGGTAGTTCTGTATAAATTCTTTCATGCTCCGATCTTGCATGAATTTTAGGAATCTATTCTACTATGTTCAACTTTTCATTAGTGTGTGCATTTCCATGCGGGTTACTTGGTCTAACTAAGGCCTGTCACGTTGTATCTTGTAGAATAGCTACTTTCAGAAACAAATTGATAGACAAATGGCAGAGGAAGACGGAGGTTACCACAGGCGCTGCTGATATTAAAAGCGAGCTGCATGCTTTTAATCGGGTCTGGTTCTATAATTGAACTTGTAAACATGCCTTTCCCTATGACTGACTTGTGCCATGCTTTGCCAGATATCACTAGgaattcattttttctttttccaattgCAGAATATTAGTGAACAAGTTGCTTCTTATATAAAAGACCCAAGCAGAATGGTTGGGCAGATGCAGATGTGGAAATTAGCAGTTGCTGTATTTGGCACTGTAAGACATTAACTCTTATATCTaaattgaaaaaatgaaaatttcacAGTTCCCAAGGTCTCACGCGCATGCTCAGATACATTTGTGCTTCATATTTTTAACATCTAACAAGATTGGTTTTTAACATTTAGTAATTTAAACACGAGTTATTGATGTGCAGGTTCCGTTCCTGTGGGGGAGAACACTGCAAAGGGAAAGGTACTGATTGCCTATAATTGTGGTTAACTATAATTCTATACTAATCCGAGGACccatttataaattcattggaATTAAATGTCCCATGAAATTTACAATTTTCCCATGTGCTATTTTAACTCCCAAATGAGGTACAAATTCATTGTTTGGGATGGATGCTGTTTATAATTAATTTGATACGACATTTGAGCAAATTTTGGGTTGTTTGTGGTGTTTGCTTCAATTTTCTCTTTGGATGGCCCCGATGTGGCTTGACGAATTTGTGCCTTTTATTGCTATAAGAATAAATCATGCAACCAGTGTGCGAGGGCTGTGAGTGTTCCAGTACTCTTCATGCACCATTAGCTTTAATCCaatcttttatttaaaattttgatttgtttgcCACTTCGATGTGCAGCATGTGAGGTCCGCTTTAATTACCTTGTTGATGTGTTATAAAAGTTATATTTCTATTTGCACAAATTGAGTAATTTTATTCTCACTTTGATAGGTGACACAGTCTGCTGCTGGTGCAGAAGTTGATGGAGACCCTGAACTTTTGGATGACTTTGAGTTATACCAGACGACCCATCATCTTCTAGTAAAACTATTAGGGCATCTCATGCTGCTGGTGCAGAAGTTGATGGAGACCCTGAACTTTTGGATGACTTTGAGTTATACCAGACGACCCATCATCTTCTGGTAAAACTATTAGGGCATCTCATACTTCATACATGAATGATTGCATTTGAATGCGATATACAAATACGTTTTACCCAATCTATAATATTTCCTGTAGTTCAAAACACATGCAATCAGATTGCATTTAAAAATTGtggcttttgaaattcttaATGATTTTCAAACAATTTGGACTCGTCTAACCAACTTTAAATAACTAAGCCTGAGTCATGAGGGGAGTTTCATTCAGACAATCTGTATCTGCGTCTATTGTAGTCAATGACACTGCATTGTCTCAGCAGCTTATAGTGGGCTTGGAACCTCATCAATCCTGAACttctattgtttttttattctaaTTTTGCACTATTTGATTATCTGCCTCAGAGAGAGCTGTTCCTCCTAATGCTTCCTGACCCTAATAATTCAGGTTGAAGAAGCAGAAACCAGCTCCGTAGTGTAGTAGCGATGCAAGGCTGAGCCAACTGTATACTCCTAATGCTTCCTGACCCTAAGAAATTGTCTGctgtttatttatttgatatattattcAATCTTGTATCTGTTATTCTTATTTACACAATTTTTCAGTGGGAGTCGAGTCTTTAAGAAGCTTGATTTTGTTGTAAATGAAAATTAAGATCTGTAACTTTGACATTTATAAGCAAATAGGATGTTTTTGCTTTACACGGTGCCGAAATAGCATCGCTAATGCTGGATGTATTTCAGTATTTGATGATGTTGAACACATTTGAGCAATGCAATATTTGATGATGTTGAACATATTTGAACTTCGATATCTAATTGCTAGGGGCTTTTATATCTCAAGCGGTTAAGCGCTTAGCTGTGAACCTGAAGTTTTTAAGGCAGAAAACATCTTGAAAACAAGGAGGGAATCCAAAGATGTCTGTATCaagtaaaattacaaactcatgGATGGCTGGACTATTGTCGCTTCTTTTTCTGGGAGATGGAGGACCGAACTACTAGGGCAAGCGTGAAAAATAAGCCGGCAGCTGTGAGGAGCACTTTCCAGCCTCCGGGGCCGCAATTGTCACTTGCATCCCTCGTCCTTCCAATTGTGTAATCAGGTTCATCCTCTTGCTCTTCTTTGTCTGAAAAACATacaaataacataaaattaatGTTTTTGAATTGAATACAGATGGACTTGGAAGTGTTTGGATGGAGTATAATTCATTGCAATACAACGACATAGCATACCTGTGTCTTCTTCATCAGTGTCCATGATGAGGCTATTTAAAAATCTCCGCGGAAAGATATTAGTGTTTTCAACAACTTCTTTAATGCAACCAAGGAAGTATATTCCTGGTATATGCTCCCACATGGACAAATCTCCACCGATGACAAATGGGTAATTAGGATTTGATTTGGTGTTGTGTTGGGTACTTATCATCATATTATTCTGGTGTTCTTGCACAAGCTCGACACCAAGCTCCTTCATCCGAAACAACTTATTTGGTTCGGCCAGTACGGAAACCACCACTTGATCTCCACATTGTAATATTGTTTCGTTCTCCATCTTCCAATGGCTCAaccatatcatatcttctccgTCACCTGGGATACCATATGATAATGGGATATAGATCCACTTCAGACCCTTGCTCTTGTTACTCACTTTAGTCATTATAATAGAAAAATCATAACTGTCATTATTAGGATTCTCCTCCTTTGCATAGGTAGCAAAGATGTTCAAGCCTCGAATTCTGTGACTAGCAAGTAGTAAAGGGACTATAAAAGATATCGAGGACTTGGTATTTTTATAGCTGAACCGGCCTGGAACCTCATTCCCAGCAAAAAATGTGCTGAATATACCATATTGATGCAGTCCCTATGTATTTGCCACAGTCATCACAACATTACTCAGTCATTTTTTTCCCAATGTATATTTAAGActtatgagagagagaaagagaggcgCACCTGGACGGGGACCTCCTTTGGATCCCTGCTTCTGTGTGGATTAAACATTCGAATAGCTGGCATGGATTCCAAGTTGCACAAGCCCAAAAGTTTGATTATTTCCACATCAACTCTATCAATAGGCTCTAACTTGTAAAAATGCTCCCACTCAACTAGATTGTAGTTGTCACGCGCCGCGTACATTCTAGACCGTTGCTCACGGGgaagatattttatttttcttaatgatATGCATCCCTCTATATTTGTACTTTGGTGTACTTTCGGCAACCCCACAAGCAATTCGAGCCTATTACAATTTCGGAAAGATAGATGATCAAGCcttctcaaacctttgatgaaaaCTGGCAGACTGCAAATTGGATTCTCATCTAAATGTAGTCTTCGCAAGTAGGATAGATTACTTAAATCCGTGGGAAAGACATCATCAGAAAGATTGCACCCCTTCAGACTTAATTCTACTAAAGAGCATGGAAAAGAACTCAAGATAATTGAACTTCTTTCTGGCCCTAATGGAATTCCATCTGTTGCAAGAACCTCTAGAGactccatcttcttcatcatctccaCTGGAAACTCATCAAGATTTGAGCAACCAGATAAAATGAGTGTTTCAAGTGATTTAAGCATGCACATGTTCTTCGGAAGCATCCTAAGATTCTTGCAATCCTTCATATTCAAGTACACGAGTCTCTCCAGGCTTCCAATGGATTCATGAACATCAATCAGGCTGGTGCAATCCACAAGAATCAATTCCTCTAGTTTGGGGCAAAGTGAGAAGTCAATGATTTCACTAAGGCCATGAGAATGACTGACATCAAGGATCTTCAACGATGGAAGAAACtggaaacaaataaaaataaacaaacaaaaaaataactaGGAGTTGATTCCAACAtatgaaattaattaaagaattaaaacctaaagaaagaaggaaaagaaattgaaaagtgTAGAGTAACATACGTTTGCTCTTTTGCAGAGTTGTCTCAGGTTGCTATATTGCATTTCAAGAACTACCAATTTCTCCAAAGAAAAATCAACAGGAATTGAATCCAAAGGAAATTCGAGCCAGCACAACCATCTTAACCCTGTCGGAAGTTCTGCATAACATCCGTCCAGTCGTACATGTCTAAGACAGAGAAGTTTCAGTTTGTGCATCCTTGCAAATGAATTGGTTCCCAAGACATTCTCGTTTGAGTTTATGGGACTGTTTGTAAGCAGTTCATGCATGCCCAGCATAAGACCTTCAATTGCTTGCGTACCCTATAAAAGAAATCAGAAAAACAATTGGTTAATTAGCACAAgagaaaaagaaacacacacacacacacatacaatgAACATTTCTTACATTCTTTTCTCTCAATACTTCGCAAGAATCCTTAGAGCGCCACAATCTACTACGATTCCTAGGCTCATATGATTCTCGGCGAACAATTTCCCGTCCCATGTCACGAATCACGTCATGCATAGACAACTTGTCCCTATCAATTGTCACCAAGCACCTATCTCTGAGATTTTGAATGCCACAGATTGTCTTGAAATCACATCCATCTAGTATTCTGACAATGTAATCTTCATCCTTTCCAATAAAGAAACAAGCAATATGAAGGAATAATTTCTGGTCATGGTCATCCTGTAAAGAGTCGTAGCTTATTCTCAATTTATTCATGATTTCACCATTTGGAATAACTTCTAACTTCTCCAATGTACTTTTCCATACATGCTTAGGTTCCCCGAAAAGAGAAGAACCCAAAACTTTGAGAGCTAATGGAAGTCTTCCGCTGTGTTGCACGACTTCTTTAGAATATTTCTCATAACCTTCAAGGGGATGATCCTGGCCAAAAGCATGCTGGCTTAAGAGCTCCAATGATTCATTGAAACCCAAAGGTCCAACTTCATGCACCGTAATACCTTCATGTGCCTTTAGCAACCTTTTACGCCTAGTTGTTATGATTATTTTACTTCCAGGATAAAACTGATCTTTCATTCTCAGTACTGCATCTAATTGGTCCATATGGTccacatcatcaagaacaagaagaacTCTTCTAAAGCTTATGGCTCTTCCAATCTTAATTATTCCCTCACTAGCATTGtgtattttctcttttttcccaTTTAAAATATCATAAAGAATTTGCTTTTGTATTTGAACTAAGCCGTCTGGATGACTTGCAGTTTCTCTGATACTTTCAACATAGCTGCTTCCTTCAAAACTTTTAAAGTTTGAATTGTAAACACATTTTGCAATGGTTGTCTTCCCTATTCCAGGCAGCCCATAAACAACAAGTATACCAACATCATGTGAGGGATCTTGTAACCATAAATTGATGTGGTCGACTCGAGAATGGATTCCAACCAGTTTTGATTCAACGCTCAAGTGTGTGCGACTTAGCTTATCACGAATCACTTTAACAATATCTTTGATAAACTTCGACTCGTACCTAAGAATTTGCAAATAAAATGAAAGATGAATCAAACATGTCGTGCACTCGATATCAATCAATTATACGAAGTCTGATCATCATGGAATTCACAAGAGAAAATTATACTAAGGTTCGATCAATAATTCTTAACAGCTATTCCATGCAGCTACATGGTACAGATCATGACAACTTATTTGACCGTAAATGGAATTGTTACTGGAGCAATTTGCCTTTAAGTCATATGAACATTTGTGTTGAGTAAATCaatattttgtgattttattggactgttcaacaacaacaacaacaaagggaagacaaaagaagaaaatgatagtTACCCATAAGCTTGATTTTGTAAAACCTTCCCAGCTAGATCTGCAACCTCTGCAAGTGCCTTCCGCCATCTCTCCATCATGTCGGGGGGTTCAGTTTTCCGGTGTCTAGCAAATGCCTCGGCAATGCTTCCCGTCTGCTTCCTCACATGGGACGGATCAACATCGTAGAAGACCGGTATAACCACATGGTCCGAGCTGGCCCTCTTGTGGTCAACGATCTCGACAAGCTCGTTAAGGCACCATCTGGATGATGCGTAATCTTTCGAAAACACAATGACAGAAGTTCGGGACATTTGGATTGCTTGCTTCAGTACCGACTTGATATCTTCTCCAGTCTCGAGTTCATCGTCGTCTCGAAATGTGCGATATCCTGCGCTTATCAAAGCTGTGTAGAGGTGGTCGGTAAACGTCTTGCGAGTGTCTTCACCTCTAAAGCTCAAGAACACGTCGTAATGATAACCCCGACGAGTGTTGGAATCAGAGGAAGCTCCTTGAGTTGTTCTCACAAGAGCCATTGATGTGGATCGGCGGACAACCAAAAAAACTGGTCTTTGTTAGGTGCAATGCAAATGTCTCTGTGCAAGGGAGATATTTAATTAGGTCATTCTCATCTACTTCCAGGAAAATTAACAAGCAATTATAAAATGGGTCGTTCGTTCCCATGCATTGACCCAAAAAGTGTTTCTTTAAGTCATGGTCGGCCACTAGTGGTAgagatgaaaagaaaaagaaaatattacttCTTGTTTTATATGTTATTTTCTAAATTACAATTATATTAATCGTTGCTCacctttttgtgataaaatgcaCTTCTAGTTGCACAAAAATGTTTTGTGATAAAATACTACACACTTTGATCGTTGCTCCATACTCATTTCTCGTTCTTGAATTGTTGGAACCATTTCTACCAATCAACATACCATTACCAACTAGTGTTTCCAATATCACCATCTAGAAGGTTTATATATTCAACTGCAATATTGAATGTCCTAAAGATGATGAGGTAATgagacaaaaattaaaatttgatagaACCGCATAATAATGTGGCACTTGTAATG
Proteins encoded in this region:
- the LOC126628165 gene encoding uncharacterized protein LOC126628165 isoform X1; its protein translation is MGVRLADIHLSQILRKAGALCTGIATFRNKLIDKWQRKTEVTTGAADIKSELHAFNRNISEQVASYIKDPSRMVGQMQMWKLAVAVFGTVPVGENTAKGKVTQSAAGAEVDGDPELLDDFELYQTTHHLLVKLLGHLMLLVQKLMETLNFWMTLSYTRRPIIFWLKKQKPAP
- the LOC126628165 gene encoding uncharacterized protein LOC126628165 isoform X2, which gives rise to MGVRLADIHLSQILRKAGALCTGIATFRNKLIDKWQRKTEVTTGAADIKSELHAFNRNISEQVASYIKDPSRMVGQMQMWKLAVAVFGTVPVGENTAKGKVTQSAAGAEVDGDPELLDDFELYQTTHHLLGLLYLKRLSA
- the LOC126628151 gene encoding disease resistance protein RUN1-like isoform X1; this encodes MALVRTTQGASSDSNTRRGYHYDVFLSFRGEDTRKTFTDHLYTALISAGYRTFRDDDELETGEDIKSVLKQAIQMSRTSVIVFSKDYASSRWCLNELVEIVDHKRASSDHVVIPVFYDVDPSHVRKQTGSIAEAFARHRKTEPPDMMERWRKALAEVADLAGKVLQNQAYGYESKFIKDIVKVIRDKLSRTHLSVESKLVGIHSRVDHINLWLQDPSHDVGILVVYGLPGIGKTTIAKCVYNSNFKSFEGSSYVESIRETASHPDGLVQIQKQILYDILNGKKEKIHNASEGIIKIGRAISFRRVLLVLDDVDHMDQLDAVLRMKDQFYPGSKIIITTRRKRLLKAHEGITVHEVGPLGFNESLELLSQHAFGQDHPLEGYEKYSKEVVQHSGRLPLALKVLGSSLFGEPKHVWKSTLEKLEVIPNGEIMNKLRISYDSLQDDHDQKLFLHIACFFIGKDEDYIVRILDGCDFKTICGIQNLRDRCLVTIDRDKLSMHDVIRDMGREIVRRESYEPRNRSRLWRSKDSCEVLREKNGTQAIEGLMLGMHELLTNSPINSNENVLGTNSFARMHKLKLLCLRHVRLDGCYAELPTGLRWLCWLEFPLDSIPVDFSLEKLVVLEMQYSNLRQLCKRANFLPSLKILDVSHSHGLSEIIDFSLCPKLEELILVDCTSLIDVHESIGSLERLVYLNMKDCKNLRMLPKNMCMLKSLETLILSGCSNLDEFPVEMMKKMESLEVLATDGIPLGPERSSIILSSFPCSLVELSLKGCNLSDDVFPTDLSNLSYLRRLHLDENPICSLPVFIKGLRRLDHLSFRNCNRLELLVGLPKVHQSTNIEGCISLRKIKYLPREQRSRMYAARDNYNLVEWEHFYKLEPIDRVDVEIIKLLGLCNLESMPAIRMFNPHRSRDPKEVPVQGLHQYGIFSTFFAGNEVPGRFSYKNTKSSISFIVPLLLASHRIRGLNIFATYAKEENPNNDSYDFSIIMTKVSNKSKGLKWIYIPLSYGIPGDGEDMIWLSHWKMENETILQCGDQVVVSVLAEPNKLFRMKELGVELVQEHQNNMMISTQHNTKSNPNYPFVIGGDLSMWEHIPGIYFLGCIKEVVENTNIFPRRFLNSLIMDTDEEDTGMLCRCIAMNYTPSKHFQVPDYTIGRTRDASDNCGPGGWKVLLTAAGLFFTLALVVRSSISQKKKRQ
- the LOC126628151 gene encoding disease resistance protein RUN1-like isoform X2 gives rise to the protein MALVRTTQGASSDSNTRRGYHYDVFLSFRGEDTRKTFTDHLYTALISAGYRTFRDDDELETGEDIKSVLKQAIQMSRTSVIVFSKDYASSRWCLNELVEIVDHKRASSDHVVIPVFYDVDPSHVRKQTGSIAEAFARHRKTEPPDMMERWRKALAEVADLAGKVLQNQAYGYESKFIKDIVKVIRDKLSRTHLSVESKLVGIHSRVDHINLWLQDPSHDVGILVVYGLPGIGKTTIAKCVYNSNFKSFEGSSYVESIRETASHPDGLVQIQKQILYDILNGKKEKIHNASEGIIKIGRAISFRRVLLVLDDVDHMDQLDAVLRMKDQFYPGSKIIITTRRKRLLKAHEGITVHEVGPLGFNESLELLSQHAFGQDHPLEGYEKYSKEVVQHSGRLPLALKVLGSSLFGEPKHVWKSTLEKLEVIPNGEIMNKLRISYDSLQDDHDQKLFLHIACFFIGKDEDYIVRILDGCDFKTICGIQNLRDRCLVTIDRDKLSMHDVIRDMGREIVRRESYEPRNRSRLWRSKDSCEVLREKNGTQAIEGLMLGMHELLTNSPINSNENVLGTNSFARMHKLKLLCLRHVRLDGCYAELPTGLRWLCWLEFPLDSIPVDFSLEKLVVLEMQYSNLRQLCKRANFLPSLKILDVSHSHGLSEIIDFSLCPKLEELILVDCTSLIDVHESIGSLERLVYLNMKDCKNLRMLPKNMCMLKSLETLILSGCSNLDEFPVEMMKKMESLEVLATDGIPLGPERSSIILSSFPCSLVELSLKGCNLSDDVFPTDLSNLSYLRRLHLDENPICSLPVFIKGLRRLDHLSFRNCNRLELLVGLPKVHQSTNIEGCISLRKIKYLPREQRSRMYAARDNYNLVEWEHFYKLEPIDRVDVEIIKLLGLCNLESMPAIRMFNPHRSRDPKEVPVQGLHQYGIFSTFFAGNEVPGRFSYKNTKSSISFIVPLLLASHRIRGLNIFATYAKEENPNNDSYDFSIIMTKVSNKSKGLKWIYIPLSYGIPGDGEDMIWLSHWKMENETILQCGDQVVVSVLAEPNKLFRMKELGVELVQEHQNNMMISTQHNTKSNPNYPFVIGGDLSMWEHIPGIYFLGCIKEVVENTNIFPRRFLNSLIMDTDEEDTGMKEEQEDEPDYTIGRTRDASDNCGPGGWKVLLTAAGLFFTLALVVRSSISQKKKRQ
- the LOC126628151 gene encoding disease resistance protein RUN1-like isoform X3, yielding MALVRTTQGASSDSNTRRGYHYDVFLSFRGEDTRKTFTDHLYTALISAGYRTFRDDDELETGEDIKSVLKQAIQMSRTSVIVFSKDYASSRWCLNELVEIVDHKRASSDHVVIPVFYDVDPSHVRKQTGSIAEAFARHRKTEPPDMMERWRKALAEVADLAGKVLQNQAYGYESKFIKDIVKVIRDKLSRTHLSVESKLVGIHSRVDHINLWLQDPSHDVGILVVYGLPGIGKTTIAKCVYNSNFKSFEGSSYVESIRETASHPDGLVQIQKQILYDILNGKKEKIHNASEGIIKIGRAISFRRVLLVLDDVDHMDQLDAVLRMKDQFYPGSKIIITTRRKRLLKAHEGITVHEVGPLGFNESLELLSQHAFGQDHPLEGYEKYSKEVVQHSGRLPLALKVLGSSLFGEPKHVWKSTLEKLEVIPNGEIMNKLRISYDSLQDDHDQKLFLHIACFFIGKDEDYIVRILDGCDFKTICGIQNLRDRCLVTIDRDKLSMHDVIRDMGREIVRRESYEPRNRSRLWRSKDSCEVLREKNGTQAIEGLMLGMHELLTNSPINSNENVLGTNSFARMHKLKLLCLRHVRLDGCYAELPTGLRWLCWLEFPLDSIPVDFSLEKLVVLEMQYSNLRQLCKRANFLPSLKILDVSHSHGLSEIIDFSLCPKLEELILVDCTSLIDVHESIGSLERLVYLNMKDCKNLRMLPKNMCMLKSLETLILSGCSNLDEFPVEMMKKMESLEVLATDGIPLGPERSSIILSSFPCSLVELSLKGCNLSDDVFPTDLSNLSYLRRLHLDENPICSLPVFIKGLRRLDHLSFRNCNRLELLVGLPKVHQSTNIEGCISLRKIKYLPREQRSRMYAARDNYNLVEWEHFYKLEPIDRVDVEIIKLLGLCNLESMPAIRMFNPHRSRDPKEVPVQGLHQYGIFSTFFAGNEVPGRFSYKNTKSSISFIVPLLLASHRIRGLNIFATYAKEENPNNDSYDFSIIMTKVSNKSKGLKWIYIPLSYGIPGDGEDMIWLSHWKMENETILQCGDQVVVSVLAEPNKLFRMKELGVELVQEHQNNMMISTQHNTKSNPNYPFVIGGDLSMWEHIPGIYFLGCIKEVVENTNIFPRRFLNSLIMDTDEEDTDKEEQEDEPDYTIGRTRDASDNCGPGGWKVLLTAAGLFFTLALVVRSSISQKKKRQ